In Mercurialis annua linkage group LG5, ddMerAnnu1.2, whole genome shotgun sequence, a single genomic region encodes these proteins:
- the LOC126680601 gene encoding uncharacterized protein LOC126680601: MVQTYFILALDAYGPAHLSACLAFVYWVLQIILSEIFGGKVKQEGACNAPSNIILSTCEIKPERACLKEENFEAFTKNRKLARGVSKEEMDQRWNQHSRVNLAELKSLILKRIGAEKAKLYFFYLNKFLDLKLTKVEFNKLCFRVLGKENIPLHNQLISSILKNACNAKVAPPPAPNKEYPTSTSDGSHTFPNGNVDIVSLQSTIKGDNETLQDGLRKPVQHHQVLFDRDKEEDTLFHHSTKLLPAKQSTDGLVSVQSKEQSEVSVFADRKEVYAKSSLVAPLGIPFCSPSMGGARKPLPLAHSARCASSFDADGLLDIQSLRERMQQIAASQGLEGVSMDTANLLNSGLDTYLKGLIKSCIELVGARRGCGLMTKSSHKHNSHGKLVNGFLSGHHLLLQNSSRQLDGMQEQRPHFSISLLDFKIAMELNPQRLGEDWPLLLEKITHAFEE; the protein is encoded by the exons ATGGttcaaacttattttattttggctCTTGATGCATATGGGCCTGCTCATTTGA GTGCTTGTTTGGCATTTGTGTATTGGGTGCTACAGATCATTCTTTCTGAAATTTTTGGCGGCAAGGTCAAGCAGGAA GGAGCGTGTAATGCACCATCCAATATCATTCTTAGCACGTGTGAAATTAAACCCGAACGCGCGTGTTTGAAAGAGGAAAATTTTGAAGCTTTTacgaaaaacagaaaattagcTCGAGGAGTGTCAAAAGAAGAGATGGATCAaag GTGGAATCAGCATTCGCGGGTAAATCTCGCGGAGTTGAAATCTCTGATACTTAAAAGAATTGGGGCTGAAAAAGCAAAATTATACttcttttatttgaataaattcCTGGATTTGAAGCTCACCAAGGTTGAGTTCAATAAGCTTTGTTTTCGGGTTCTTGGAAAGGAGAATATTCCATTACACAATCAATTAAtatcttcaattttaaaaaatgcttGTAATGCTAAAGTTGCACCTCCACCGGCTCCTAATAAGGAGTATCCGACATCTACAAGTGATGGGTCCCACACTTTTCCGAATGGGAATGTTGATATTGTTTCTCTTCAATCAACTATTAAAGGTGATAATGAAACTTTGCAAGATGGCTTACGGAAGCCGGTGCAGCATCATCAAGTACTCTTTGACAGAGATAAAGAAGAAGATACATTGTTTCACCATTCTACTAAATTACTGCCGGCAAAACAGTCAACAGATGGCTTGGTGTCTGTACAGAGTAAAGAACAGAGTGAAGTATCTGTATTTGCGGACAGAAAAGAGGTATATGCTAAAAGTTCGCTTGTGGCTCCACTTGGAATTCCATTTTGCAGCCCGAGTATGGGCGGTGCTCGCAAGCCTTTACCCTTGGCTCACAGTGCTAGATGTGCTAGCTCATTTGATGCTGACGGATTGCTAGACATACAGTCACTGAGAGAAAGAATGCAACAAATTGCCGCTTCACAGGGACTGGAGGGGGTATCTATGGATACGGCCAACTTGCTGAACAGTGGCTTGGATACATATTTAAAAGGACTGATAAAGTCTTGCATTGAGCTTGTGGGTGCAAGGCGTGGATGTGGTTTGATGACAAAAAGTAGCCACAAGCACAATTCTCATGGGAAGCTTGTCAACGGATTTTTGTCTGGTCATCATCTGCTGTTGCAGAATAGTAGTAGGCAGTTAGATGGAATGCAAGAACAGAGACCCCATTTCTCGATATCTTTGCTGGATTTCAAAATTGCAATGGAGCTTAATCCGCAGCGGCTAGGGGAAGACTGGCCATTGCTgcttgagaaaattacacacgCATTTGAAGAATAA